ctaatttaatgtttaaaagtaaaacatgaacatgtccAAGAGGTGGATCAGTTTCAGAGACACTACATTTATACCTGTGTTTTGATGTTCAATTTCCTCTAGCTCGATTTTCTGATTAGTTAAGCCCTGAAAACATGGATCACACACACTACCTATAGGTTATCAACTCACTTCCCAGTGAACACGTGGAGACAGGTGTGCCTGAGCCCCCAactgaatattttcaaagaGCAACTTAAGGTTATACtgcatatacatacatttactaacatgaacacacagactgacacagaccAGAGAGGCTTGCATTACACTAAAAGCAGGCGTGTGACTTCATTCCCTGCTCAGGACGCCACCGTACTCCACCAAATCTTTACCAAACATAATATAAGTGACGTAGTTGTGTGCTCCATGGCGTGTAAGAACACCATGATATCACTGCTGTGTGTGATCCAGATGCAATGGAGCATATTTCTGACCACACCCAGaggaaaaagaccaaaacacgTCCTCCTGgtgttgagttattttttcaTCTACACACACTTGTGCTCATTGATGTTAGAATAGTTTTCGTAGGATTTTGCGGACACGCACAAAGACGGCTGCCAACAGAGACATCGAATCAGAGCTGGCAAATGCACAATGAgggatttaaaatgattttaaaaatagctTTGCATATGGAACACCTCAgggatgcacacaaacacattttgggtTAAAACACTTTATGTGAACATAAATTGTTTGCTTAGAGAAATATTCCATGAGGCCTCTTTCATTTTAACCAAgtctggaagaaaaagaaaaggtttaaaCTTACAAAAGAATCTCATAATATCCATCAATCAGCAATGTCTTCAGGTTTGGGCACTTCCTACACATGTCAATCATCtagtgatgtaaaaaaaagaagagaaaaaagtttcaaagTCATATGAGTGGAATATAATCTCCACAAGGAAGGGATGAGAGCTGTTGGATTGATtttaattgaaattgaatttgaagaaaacacaagagcAACCACATACCCCTCTGAAGAAGAAATAGATGTTTGCCAGCAGTGTCAGTAGCTGGCCTGAAACATACAGGTAACCCATTGTGGTGCGTTCAAGGGGAAATGGTGGCTAtggggcgagagagagaacaaacatCACCACAGGGCTGTTTGGGACAGGTACACAGAACAATCAGAGCAGCCAGCTCACCTTTCCGCCCCTCTTATTGTAGGCCACCGCAGTGAAGATGATCAGGTACAGGATGTAAAACAGAAagttgagaaaaaacatttgacccgcaaacttcttccacttctcGTCCAGCAGTTGGCTCAGAGGCTCCGTCTCGAGCATCTCATGACGGTTCTAtaaggaaacaggaggagacaggtgtTTAAGTACATGGCGACAACGGCCCACTGCTCTGACTAGGAGAGACCAGGAGAGGACTCACGGGAATGTCACAGCTGTAGATCAGTATCTCCAAAACTGAGCCGTCCCTGTAGGAATCCACCGAGGACAGGTCGTACAGGGAGCTGTGGACGGGCCCGTAAACCCACTCGGTGAATTTACGAGATAAATGTTTGGTGTCGCTGTCTTGGAATTCCCGCTTCAGGATGTGTGAGAAAAGCTGCAGACAAAACGAAAGGAAGGCCAACTTCAGAAGTTTGACACATCTTTTCAATTTTCAGAATCATACATGCCCTCGAACCGGAAATTGAAATCAACAGACAACCCAATTGCTTGCTGTGTCCGTGCTGACCCCTATCTTGCCAGTCCTGGCGGCCATTTTGAGCGGCGTGAGCCCCTTGAGGTTCTCGATGTCCTCCAGATTCAGTGTCGGATGCAGTCGGGCGCTCGTCTTGAGGATGCGGTCGTACATGCTGGTGATCATGTCTGTGTTCTCCTCCGAGTTGTcggccaccaccaccagggcGTGAAGCACCGTGTTGCCCTGGGAGTCCGTCAGCTTTGCGTCTGCCCGCTGGTGCTCGTTCGCCATCAGGAAGTCAACCACGTCAGCCTGGTTGGTGCAGGCTGCCAGAGACAGGGGCAGCTCGCCTGAGGAACCCACAGAGAGCAACTCAGTGGCTGCTCTTCATTCACAGCTCCAGATTCAATCGCATGATAGTATGATATTAGGATGTTTGACAGGTCACTTTTAGGCATCACTGCACTACAGCTGATAAGAAAGGGGACGTGTGGCATATTGGTGGCAGAATTCTATTGCAGGCTTGTGACACTGTTAATACTTATAGACCACATCAGCATGATCTTACATTTTTCAGGACGCTACTTGGCTTGATACCAATTTGCatcccaccgtgacgtcacccaacTGCCGttctgaagcctcgagtttagcattctggtgagcgccatcttggtttttttaaccagaagtaaccatatttgtaTCGTGAACCTACACCTAGAACGTGCATTTattggatggtaccagctgtcaatcacgctgtatctgCTCCCCCGATGCATATTGatctttatcgtctatttttttctctaaatgggaccattattgacaaaatgaacatcatgagtgcaaaatgtttactggcgttataaatcaggtgagaagagtcattttcttaCAGATTTCTATTGAAAATTGCAtctttttgcagccagtggagagaatacaggtttcaggcatttctgcattggcttccctTTGACtacttccatttttatatacagtctatggtgagTTAACAGATGTTTCCAACACTAACTTAATTATTCGGGGCAATTTTTACTGTGCGCTGGACCAATATTTGGATACGTTGCTCGCCACAAATTATATCCGCCTCTAATTCAAGTTAGTTTCTCAATATTTACatcaaaaacatgaaactgtgTGATTATAGAGAATCTTCTGGTAAGCCAGTGTTCTGTGCTTTGCAGAAACATTGCAGTGCAACATGAAGGGCTTTGTGGAGATATAAAGGGCTCCTTTTAAGccaatgaaaaacacattgatgtATAGTTTCAGGTTATTATACACTgctaaaaacataattatgaatattatcaTTCACTTATGTCAGAAATGTCCTGCCCTGTGGTCCTTTAATATTTCTGAAAGCCTGTGATACCTGCTCCGATGGTCATTCAGTGGTGCAGCACTGTCTTTCGTTTATGTCTTTCATTAGCATTAACTAAGAATGTAACAATAACGGGAAACGGGAAACacaattttggaaaaaatgtttactgagaGACACTTCAGTTTCTTATAACTGAAGGCCCTCATTGTGTGACTGAAGTACAGCGGAGGAACAACCCAGCAATGACAGCAAcaaagactcacacacacacttagtgaTACTACCAGCAGATGTTCTTCCAGAGATTGGCACTCATCTCTGTAGCAGCGTGAACTCACCAAAGTAAAAGTAGGGGCCGTCGTGTGGCTGGAAGAATTTCCCGCAGGCTTTGGCGTGGACATCTGCTCCTTTACTGACCAGTAGTTTCACATAGGCAACACTCCTCCTCTCAATGGCTATATGGAGAGCTGTCTGGCCTGTCGGGGTCACACGTCAATATGAATCAGACAATTAGTCATGTTTCTTTATATTCCCTCACTGCAATTAGATTTCTTGCTTTGTTTGAGTGATTGAAAAAGCAATTTTAGggatttttcaacatttctgctTCATGTGAAAGAGACTGGAGTCAAACGAGAAAGAATTGTGTTAAATTCAAgccctcacattcacacacacgcacaaaaaaacagttcacCTTTGTAATAGCTGCTGGTGTAGGCTGCGTTCACAAACTCTTGAACGTCGCCCAGCTTCTCCGAGATGTCGATTAATAATTCCACAGTCTCGTTCTCGTTGTCTCTGAGGTGCAGGAGAGCTTTCATCAGGGCGGTTTTACCGTAGGACTGATCTGCAGGTGCAACCAAACACTCAGGGAGttaacacgcgcgcgcacgggTCAACAGCTCACAGTTTGGAGCAGCCGCTGCATTGTGCGTCCTGTCACACTCACATAGGGAGTCAGAGAGCTTCTTCGTGTTCTGGTGCAGGTACTGGTGCAGGCCCTCCAGCTTCCTGACGTCCCGGCTGGCCACTGCTTCAAAGAGCCTGTCAATGGGAAAGGTCTCgctttctctcttcctgtcgCTCTGCTCTTTGCCTTGAATGCGTCTACAAACAAAATATGGGACAACTGGGTGAGGGATAAAAAATGTACCCATGCGAGTCAAAAGGTCAAGCAGCTTCACACGAATCGACACGTGGGGCTTGATAATAAACAGCACCTGTGATATAATgattttgaaatagaaaaaaaaatcagcgaTCATATTATCATTGCATGGAGTGGCTCACTTGTCAAAGTTGAGATTGAATCTGATTTGCGGCTTGGTTTCCTCCATTTCCTCGTTGTAATCGGTGTCCATGGGAGCCACCCTTGCCGctttttgctgctgcttcttctcctcctccgtccgaTTGTCTGTCTCCAGGGAGAAGCCGAACATCTCTGACTTCTTCATCTTTACCCCCTCTCTGCCGTCGTCTGTGTAGAGATGTGGCACAAATGTAAAGGGGTTTTTGAATCTCTAATCTCTAATCTCCTCCTGCATGTTAgattattcaaatcaaacaaccTGAGAAACATTCTGAATGtaaaaaattttgtttttttaaaagcatgacAACATGTTTACACATTAGTTACAATGTGTTTGTACCAGCTGGGTCTGAAACACATTTACCACATCTCATGGGCCTCTGAAGACACAGACAACCATGTGATGTCTCAGCCACGGTGACTAACAAAGGAGTTTATTTAGAGGATTTCCATGACAGCAGTTCACGCAACACGAGTCCACAGCCACTTTAGAATGCAGAATAATccaatattttacagttatgtAGCGTGTGTAGAAACCCAATCGCTGAGTCCTTGAGAACACAATGAACCGACAGATGTTTTTGGTGTTAAAGAAGACATGTTAAGGACAATCGGAACAAACATATGTGGTGGCTTCATGTTCCCCTTTTTCTCAAAGAAAATGGGGAATTGATGACGGTGGAAATGCTGCATGATCATCACAAGACAAATAGAGCACAGCAAGAAACAAAGGATGGAAAAGCAGAGAAGTCCATTTTATAAGTTACTTTGCTGCATCATATCTAAATGGCAAATCAAACATTTgctttcattgaaaaaaacaacaacacaattttcaaagaggagatgaaaaaTCAATACACACATAAACCTCATTGTTAGCAAACTGTGTTTTCAGTAGTACCTTATTCAACACCATGCATTCATGTCctgctgtattattattaatattattgttttagCTGATTCATGACCTACAGTATTGAAAGCCTTAATTTTTTGCAAAATACTCCAGCTAGACTGATCAttaataaacatgaaatattattctttacaaaattaaaagagAGACCTCTGAAATCTGTCCgctttgcttttctgtttcctcattAGAGCTCATGAAACCACATTCCAAGCTGTGCAGGGTATCCTgtaacatgtaaataaacattattttttttctcataaaattcacatttacTTATCCAGAGAACGTGAAGTAATATGTATATTCAGACATGAGGTTTCGCTAATGGTTACGGAAGATGCGGATGTAATTCCTCAGGACCTGAATCAATCGAATCAATTGTAAGTGGAAAACAAAGCCAGAACACATCATCTGACTCACCAAGGATAATTCTTCCTCTTCCAGATTGTCATCCGGATTCAAAATCTGATCTTCAAGTCAAAAACCCCAAACCAGCAAATAGAAAGAAGAGTGTCCTTCAGAAATCTGGGTGTATACGGGAGGATCCTATTGTGTCTTGTCCTGAGATGCTCACTGAACAGTAACTGAGATGAGATAGCGGCAGGAGAAAGCCTGAGGGAGATTGAATGACCCGCCCTAGAGAATATCAGAGCACTTTGCTGGACGTCTGAGGGCTTAAAAGGATGCTGTCTTTACCATCTCGGCTCCTGCCGAGAACGGGATCGAGTACACACGTGTTTCATGGTGAGTCCATTAACTTTTTTAATTCGGCATTTAGACATGACAATTTCATTGATATGTTAAAGTGCTCCACTGAAAcctcaaaaaatatatagatatttaaGAGAAACTTACCCTTATTGAAATGCTGCCTCTCGTGCTGTTCTTTTCTGTCACTTGTGTATGATATGTCTTAAGCAAAGCCAACTTAGTTTTGTCTTTAATGTGGCAGCTTCCTCTGCGTCTCATCATCCTCTTATTAGTTTCACTtgaacgtatgtgtgtgtgtgtgtgcgtgcgtgcgtgcgtgcgtgtgctttcagtgctgctgtggtcctgtgactgagtgtgtggtTGCAGGGCCTCTGCATACagtgctgttttctttctttggataacttccctttttctttttgtcagttaGACCAAGCACTGAAACACTGAGACTGTTGGAGCTGGCACACGATTGCATACAAACAGTAAACAAATTTATCTGTGTTCACGTGCAGTCTGGTGCGTCTTTGGccttttgaaaataattcaaaatttaaatgtatgCACACAAATATAATCCTGGAAACTCGAGCTAACCTGGAGAAGTCAAATAACATTAGAATAAGGATTCAGTGACATTAAGCATCTATTTTGAATTTGAGAcattaatgtattattaatactGCTTTATTCTTAGTATAATTACATAACTTCAGTCATAAACAGCACAGAACTGTAGTCATGTCAACAAAAAGCTTCTGAGTAGTAAAAGAAATGACTGGTAACATGAATAGCACTGATgtcatgtgtgttttccacagtCCGGACTGAACTTACTTGTAGGAAATGTTGTGttaaattcattattcattaagGAAAAGCCACCAAGAACATTGCTGCTGGAAATATTTCATGTGAAAAGATGGTTTGTCATAATATGCACCAACTCTCAACTGATGCAAAATCTGGAAAttaagaaagttttttttaaattacataattAAATACTTTGACAGCAAGACTAAACATAATGTCTCTCTTGTAAACATTACACTGACAACTTTTGATTTTTAGTATACTGAATGTAACcaaacatgacaaatgacagtggctaacagaaaaaaacatcatctccttgaaaacacaaatgacatAAACTAAAAGCAGTAATAATGGAAATTCAAACTGCAAGCATGAATTAAGACTTATAAATCAAGAGAAAGCAAAGACAGTGCTGGAATCATTCATCTAAGAAcctgataacaaaaaaaaaacctttttttttccttaaaccAAAAGCTAAAGGGACAATGggcaaatataataaaaactgGGAGTTTACAACCAGGTGAtaaagagcaagagagacaTCTTTATGGATCAGTAGAAACACTGTGCTTTCTTTTATAAACTTATCAGAGATATTAGGGAATATGTCCACTTTGGTGATAAAATGAGGCTTTCAACATCCACAAAGATAGTTGTATAGATAATtgtccaaagttttttttcattctccacAGGATTATTGTTTGtgtattgactttttttttttagactccTATGCATGTACTACAGCTCAAATTAACATGAGGCatctgaatatgaaatatttttggagTCACTGagataataatagaaaataaaaaagtatagtCTTTGGCTTTTTATTACAAAGAAGAAATGCATACATTGTTAATTAGTCTGGTAAACtaaaaatgcaacatttatGTTCATATACACCCTTATGTATGGATGGTTTCTTATCTCCATGTCCTTCTTTGCACAGACTGTGCTTTTCCCCTCCACTTTTCCCACAGAAACTTTactttttaaccttttatttattcataatagTTTGTACatcatcaggaaaaaaatgtaaatgtcactaCACGATGATGCTGCTATACTTATACAACAGTTCCCACTTATCCGTAACGTATTTATTTGGATATCATTCCATAAGTTTCTATAGCTTCTTACTCTATTGTAGTTGTGCTATCAACTGTCTATGATATGATATAAACACATGACATCTCATAtgtaaatactttattcatggTTTTGAGGTCGACCCCTAGTGATTGGCCTGTAATTATGATCTCTGCCTCTTTAATGTGAACGTGTTTAGAAGCGTGTCCGAAAGTCAAAGATACAATAAATGACTTGGTTGATAACTGGCGTCATGGTGCCAGTTATGGAGGATCACTGACGTCAGGTAGCCTACAGTGAGCCAGACAAGGCTGAGCCTGCCTTCTGATACAGACCTGTGTACATGTGCAACAAGAAAATCCATCCGATACAAAGGTTCGCACACACGGCGGTCTGCAGCAATCTATAGATTCAACCTCTTAAGCATCCTCAGGTTTTGGGAGTGACATTttaagaggagagggaagagaaggaagcaGCTACACAGCAGTGATAATTGATGGCAACATTACTAAACGCACCAAATTGAATTTGATGAATCTAGATGTTTGAAAATCAGATGTGTGGCTGCACTCTGGGGCCAGGTGGAGACAGTACGTCAGCCATTTTGTAGATTCAACCTCGCGGCAAATATTGAGCCACACATTGTTTTCGATCCCTGTCCTGGCAAACatggcttttctttttagctTCACAGATAAAATGCAGCATTTCAGTTCAGCCagattctttctttcattctctcaaACAAACTGATAACATTTGATACGGTATTCAGCGGTGTGCAAAATCATCAATTAATCATGTAAACAGACGGGGTTCCCCTGCGGATTACAAAAGTCTCATTCAAAGTCGGTCACAGAGGACCATGGCCACGCCCACAGCAGAGTCGGCATTCTGTCTGTATACGACGGGCTGAGGAAATGccttctccacttcctgccttAGCACCTCATTGCGAGTGAGCGCGCTCCCGCTGCCCACGACCCTGCTGACCCCCGCCTGCTGCAGACGCTCAGCGGGCATCATGGAGGTGATATTGCCCAGGATTCCACGGCACAGCGCCCTGGTCACGTGACCAAGAGAGAGGTTGGAGGCGGAGATGTTGGTCACCTGACCAAGGCGGAGGGggctgtgtctctctcccaggATGGTGGGACTCACCCTCAGGTCACTGGTTTCCTGGTTCAGGGCGCAACCGACCAGCTTCTCATATAAGCAAGAATCACTCGACTCAACATCtgtgaggggagagaaggagcagTCTAACTTCTGGATAAGCCACAGTTGATAGAAATGTTCTATAATAATCAATGTCATTTTGGCATCACTTCATTGTGATTAATTAAATTGCTGTCTGGGATcagtacattaaaaataatcctTCTTTATTCACTGTGCTCATTGTGGTCTGGATTCACTCTACGTGGATTGCGACGTACTTTGAAATTGGCTGTGCAGGAGAAACTAACAGTCCACTCTTTCCTCACTTCTCACTGGCCTTTACTTTCAACTGGACAAGCTTAATGCGTTGATCTGAAGGTGTCAGTTTTCCCTTAAATACTTCACCAAGTTTAGCTTCTAAATAAAGCAGCCGTGTGAAATGGGGTCATGCAGGTGAAGCCATTTTGTAAGCCAAGTTTTCATAGTTTGACAAGACTCAGGGGTCTGGAGGTGGGGAGGGCCTTAATCATTTAAAGAGTCTGGTAGAGCGAGTCCATGGAAGAAGAACCTGAGCTTGAAAAAAAGGTGGTTCCTGCAGCTGTACAATTTGAGACAATATTGAATCTAGAGAAGCCGCATCGCAGTTTTATCTTGTGAAATATCAATGACCATCTCTTTCATGTGTATATGGAATGGTTGGTAGAAACACATACTGAGCTCTTTCATCCAGGCAGTGAGCATCTCCACAAAAGAGGCCAGTACGTTCCCTCCGTTAAGCGACGCCGCCACCGCCAGGTACACAGAGTCAAAGTAGGGGAAGTAGGAGACGGACGAGGCGGGCTGAGGAGCATCTGGAGGCTTGAAGTCAGCTGGCATGGCGAAGGTCAGCTGTGCCGAGGTGCTTATGTTCAGAACTGTGAATTTATGAGACACAGTATATGAGAGTATTGCGCGTAAAAGTAACAGCAACAAACGATAACACAATGGTGGGATTACACTTAATCCATAatacatctgttttctgttaacGCTGAAACATGATGAGAacagtttgttttggttgttgtttttaagaaaatttCCATCACAAATCTAATACATGATTAAAAGCTTTTTCTTCAGGGCATCAACTACAGTAAGTTGAAGAACTTAGAAAGTAGTGTATTAGTAGAAGAAATCTAACGGATGCAACATGTTATGATGCAGTCAAAATGGATTCTCTCATTTAGACCAAATAACCTATTAGGGGTTTGATGCATTCAGTGCATTAAGTGTGATCCCAAGAGAGAAAGATTCCTGGACTTCCTGTTTCACCTGCGTCTGTGCGTGCACTCATGCAGGAGTAGACAGAGCACTGAAAGTCTCCCAGGGCGGCCCCTACCGGCGTACCAGCAGGCACACCGTGCCAGTCTGAGCATGTCTGTCCCGCCGAGACACCAGATGGCACACACTGAGGAAGGAGGGTCAGAGGGAAGCCACCACCCTTCAGACTAGaccatgcacacgcacgcacacacacacaatcacacacacacggactggCTTGTTATGTAGGTTACGCATAACAACTCTGACATTGTCAGCTTTGGCCGAGAACTGgagtgttatttttattttttttaaaaagagatgtTGACCGCTTATGTACATATCTACATTCCACTGGTTGGAGGAAGTGTTGAAGAATCCCCAGCTGGCTGCGTTCTGAGGCGTCATCACGCAGACGTCCAGGCCGCACAGCATAGACACTACATAGTCTTGGATGGTGCCTGCGACTGTGAAGTCCTCGAGGAACTTGGGCCTGCAGTGAGACCGCACATCTTTAGATTTGACTACGCTCACATCACGAGAGCAAGTGGTGCAACTTGCTCTAcattgggtgtttttttgttttttttaaggtaaccCTCCTGACCTGTGCTTCATGTGCCAGAAGATTGTTGCACAGCCGAATCCTGTGGCCACACTGAGATGCGAGTGTGGTTCTGGAAGAGAAGACAGGAAGTCACAGGTGCAGCGTCCATCCTGCCAGGTGATCAGCTGACTGGTGTCTCTGGCCGTGAAGAAGTCTCTGTCGGACCAATCACAACCTACAGCCGCAGACAGACGTGACGAAAAAGACGGCAGATGTTAACTTCAGAATTTGCCAACACATAAGTAATATCTCACTTAATGGTCtggtttgagtttttgtttAGTTACAAAAAAATCCCAGCAGCCTGcaatttttttatgattacaAACCTATATGCCAATCAAGTGTTGGGTGCAACCAGTCGTCGTTTAAAATGGGAAAATCTCCTGATTATATGCCTCAATATACATTAACCTCAtcaatctatttttaaaaaggtggtgAAAATGGTGCATTAAGTTGCTGCTGAAGCAAACCAAACATTTCCTACTGCCGCAAacttcacattaaaaacatttaattggcGAAACAAAAGTTGACTTTTATTACGAAGTAGCATTTGTCAGTGAGCCTAAGGGacttcacaacaaaaaaacacaacgacgACCATTTTGGGTCATTTTTGGTAAAAATTCTGTTGTCTGTCATATCCAACTGCAGTTACCACCAGGTGTCGCCAAATCAAGCAGGTCTGAAATCTTCAAGACTTACACTTTGAACAGGTTATGATATTTATTTACTCCACTCTTACATGGCCTTTcatcttcactgt
The sequence above is a segment of the Scophthalmus maximus strain ysfricsl-2021 chromosome 2, ASM2237912v1, whole genome shotgun sequence genome. Coding sequences within it:
- the trpv1 gene encoding transient receptor potential cation channel subfamily V member 1, whose translation is MKKSEMFGFSLETDNRTEEEKKQQQKAARVAPMDTDYNEEMEETKPQIRFNLNFDKRIQGKEQSDRKRESETFPIDRLFEAVASRDVRKLEGLHQYLHQNTKKLSDSLYQSYGKTALMKALLHLRDNENETVELLIDISEKLGDVQEFVNAAYTSSYYKGQTALHIAIERRSVAYVKLLVSKGADVHAKACGKFFQPHDGPYFYFGELPLSLAACTNQADVVDFLMANEHQRADAKLTDSQGNTVLHALVVVADNSEENTDMITSMYDRILKTSARLHPTLNLEDIENLKGLTPLKMAARTGKIGLFSHILKREFQDSDTKHLSRKFTEWVYGPVHSSLYDLSSVDSYRDGSVLEILIYSCDIPNRHEMLETEPLSQLLDEKWKKFAGQMFFLNFLFYILYLIIFTAVAYNKRGGKPPFPLERTTMGYLYVSGQLLTLLANIYFFFRGMIDMCRKCPNLKTLLIDGYYEILFLVQGALFLVSAGLYLFGQEEYLGVMVLCLALSWVNLLYFSRGDRNMGIYSVMIQKMILSDILRFLFVYIVFLFGFSAAVVTLLIEPPVRNDTQNAQKTRLFGSVNTGEECIKPTFTSISFTTLQLFKFTIGMGDMEFSQGYHKYKEVFYVLLLSYIILTYILLLNMLIALMNRTVERITMKSSSIWRLQRAVTILDMEKRLPSCLRRRFRCGVEKKLATALGEDRRWCFRVEEVNWNKWNINLGKINEDPGSCDCLQQPASDSPLHRPNRGRSWRGFFTDGSRRRQTNQSTEMNTPV
- the shpk gene encoding sedoheptulokinase isoform X1 translates to MSTYVLGVDVGTTSVKAVLLETVSRAVIATQALPTTSDITDSGGMKDKEQDTGRIIDALNRCIGLLPRDKLQHVGSIGLCGQMHGVLFWKAKSGCDWSDRDFFTARDTSQLITWQDGRCTCDFLSSLPEPHSHLSVATGFGCATIFWHMKHRPKFLEDFTVAGTIQDYVVSMLCGLDVCVMTPQNAASWGFFNTSSNQWNVDILKGGGFPLTLLPQCVPSGVSAGQTCSDWHGVPAGTPVGAALGDFQCSVYSCMSARTDAVLNISTSAQLTFAMPADFKPPDAPQPASSVSYFPYFDSVYLAVAASLNGGNVLASFVEMLTAWMKELNVESSDSCLYEKLVGCALNQETSDLRVSPTILGERHSPLRLGQVTNISASNLSLGHVTRALCRGILGNITSMMPAERLQQAGVSRVVGSGSALTRNEVLRQEVEKAFPQPVVYRQNADSAVGVAMVLCDRL
- the shpk gene encoding sedoheptulokinase isoform X2: MWAASGCADRCTGFYSGKQRAVAEGGDCRQTTTPTSSSIFTWCCTSLNMNTHSEDERPCCDWSDRDFFTARDTSQLITWQDGRCTCDFLSSLPEPHSHLSVATGFGCATIFWHMKHRPKFLEDFTVAGTIQDYVVSMLCGLDVCVMTPQNAASWGFFNTSSNQWNVDILKGGGFPLTLLPQCVPSGVSAGQTCSDWHGVPAGTPVGAALGDFQCSVYSCMSARTDAVLNISTSAQLTFAMPADFKPPDAPQPASSVSYFPYFDSVYLAVAASLNGGNVLASFVEMLTAWMKELNVESSDSCLYEKLVGCALNQETSDLRVSPTILGERHSPLRLGQVTNISASNLSLGHVTRALCRGILGNITSMMPAERLQQAGVSRVVGSGSALTRNEVLRQEVEKAFPQPVVYRQNADSAVGVAMVLCDRL